A single genomic interval of Helianthus annuus cultivar XRQ/B chromosome 6, HanXRQr2.0-SUNRISE, whole genome shotgun sequence harbors:
- the LOC110865354 gene encoding UPF0481 protein At3g47200 codes for MQTTESDHVIVEIPYDQPVINYNNLGVVKEWQRCLTGIGISTNYTRQRHIEKVPPLLLEGERGRRNREYYEPAVVSLGPYHYKSRIRFAQAEEYKLITLEEYGLRTGKPIALLYNMVFEVIHDARKCYIDGSTDAYNDEEFNQMMLRDACFVLFFIECISHANNMLLLNSEYLGAIGFANITRDIFLLENQIPFVVLEVLLKLRFPDDKGEDILNRFFNYLNYGQVFTKDEKVLGNKQPLHLLELYRSYFISLPTNSSKQSKKNVSDVDHKYLKRNRWFASATELKSQWIFLRPAYDEKIAFHSHRCYGVIKLPRRAVSSNSKVIYLNMIAHEMCTHNPNDFRVSTYIRIMKSLIIQHEDVKELKNKLILLNYVGCDEQVVKMYDEIDVPAVNYSKFYQFWRGIEKHHNAKYKTWAGELITNYFSSPWKTVALLAATAILLTSFLQTYFAAKQLPDR; via the coding sequence ATGCAGACAACCGAAAGTGACCATGTAATAGTTGAAATCCCCTATGATCAACCGGTGATCAACTACAACAATTTAGGGGTGGTCAAGGAGTGGCAACGTTGCCTTACGGGCATAGGGATCAGTACCAACTACACACGCCAACGCCATATCGAAAAAGTACCACCGTTGCTCTTAGAAGGTGAGAGAGGTCGTAGAAACCGCGAGTACTACGAGCCTGCAGTGGTTTCACTTGGCCCATACCACTATAAGTCAAGAATCCGCTTTGCTCAAGCCGAGGAGTACAAACTCATAACACTAGAAGAGTATGGTTTGAGAACCGGGAAACCTATTGCTTTGTTATACAACATGGTCTTTGAGGTGATACATGACGCCAGAAAGTGCTATATCGATGGTTCTACAGATGCTTACAATGATGAGGAGTTCAATCAAATGATGCTACGCGATGCTTGCTTTGTTTTGTTCTTTATTGAATGCATATCTCATGCAAACAACATGTTGTTGTTAAATAGCGAGTATTTAGGCGCAATAGGGTTTGCAAACATAACGCGTGATATTTTCTTGCTGGAGAACCAGATCCCGTTTGTGGTGCTCGAAGTTTTGTTAAAGTTGAGGTTCCCCGACGATAAAGGCGAAGATATTCTAAACAGATTCTTTAACTACTTAAACTATGGCCAAGTGTTCACTAAGGATGAAAAGGTGCTTGGAAACAAGCAACCCCTTCATCTTCTGGAGCTTTACAGGTCTTATTTCATATCGCTTCCAACTAATTCCAGCAAGCAGAGTAAAAAGAATGTTTCAGATGTAGATCATAAGTACTTAAAACGAAACAGATGGTTTGCTTCAGCAACAGAACTCAAATCACAATGGATTTTCTTGAGACCGGCATACGATGAGAAAATTGCATTTCATTCTCACCGTTGCTATGGTGTAATCAAGCTTCCAAGAAGAGCGGTTTCCTCAAATTCAAAAGTTATTTACTTGAACATGATCGCGCATGAGATGTGCACGCATAACCCAAATGACTTTCGAGTTTCCACTTATATTCGGATAATGAAATCGTTAATTATCCAACATGAAGATGTGAAGGAGTTGAAAAACAAGCTTATATTGTTAAATTATGTTGGTTGTGATGAACAAGTGGTGAAGATGTACGATGAGATTGATGTCCCGGCGGTTAACTATTCCAAGTTTTATCAGTTCTGGCGAGGGATCGAAAAGCACCACAATGCCAAGTACAAGACGTGGGCGGGGGAGTTGATTACCAACTACTTTAGTAGTCCATGGAAGACGGTTGCTTTGTTGGCGGCTACTGCTATTCTACTCACTAGTTTTCTACAGACTTACTTTGCAGCCAAGCAACTTCCTGATCGATGA